GCTTGTAGAGCTCGCCCCGCGCCGCATACTCCAAGACCAAGAAGACGCGGGTCTCGTCGTGGAACCAGGCGAAGAGGCGGAGGACGTTCGGGTGGTTCAAGCCGTGCTGGATCTCGATCTCCCGCCGGAGATGGGCGTGGGATCGGTACTTCTCCAGCTTCGCCTTGAAGATCACCTTCAGTGCCACGACGTATCCACTCTGACCACCGATTTCGACGCCAAGAAAAGCATCAGGGAGAGAAAGAAGGGATCTTTCGCAAGGAACGGGAGGATTAGAGGGTGGTGGCCAGGATCAAATCGAACCTGTTTCTCTCTCGCGAGGTAGACTTTGCCGAACTTTCCTTCGCCGATGAATTTCCCGATTTCGAAATCGGAGATGCTCCATTCTTCCTTGGCCGCCATCGGAGGACGCGATCGATGGGTTTGCGGATGAGCGCAGCGAGGGCTTCGGAATCGAGAGCGACAACAGGAGCGGGAGGTGTGCATTCAAATTGGGGATGATGAAGCGGATATCGGGCACCAATTGACCCGATTACTCGCTTGTTATCGATTATGATCCGACCCGATAATAAAGCTGTGTAACAAAGCCGCCCGAGTATTTGGCATATGGGATACGGCACTCGCTAAATGTGATATCCTCTTCTTGTACACGCCGGGGATATCTCCGCTCCATGGAATAAGCGATCCATCAGACCTCGACGCCCCACCTTCTCCCATGGCATAAAGATGTCGGAGAGATCGGTTCTCCGAGTCTCAGCCATTTAGCGAGGCGATGGCTTCTCCGCTTCCCGTGCTCCGTCTTTCCCTGCCTACTCCTCTTCCTTTCCCCTCGTCGAGCGTAGCAGGTCAGAAGCCAAATCCCTCCGCTGCTCTTCCCAGATCCACGGGAAGCTCCTCCTCGCTCACTCTTTTTCCAATCTCTTGCATCTAAAATGTCTCTCTCCTTTTTCGATTTCTTCGCTTCCTGTGGCTCACGTGCTTCGAAGTTTTAATCTTTATCTCCACTAACTCTTACTCCGTTTATCTCTGCTGGAACAGGTGCAATGGCCAATGCCAAACCAATGTCTGACGACCGGACTTCGTGGGTTTTCCAGGTCTGATGGCGGGATATGCCTCGTTCCGCTTGCGATGAGTGCAGCAGCCTCTGGAGGTTCTGATGGTTCGACGAGATTAAGTATGGGTCCCAACGGTAAAGTTGTTCGATGGATTTCCTCAACCAATTAAAAGCTTTCCGTGGAAGAAAGTGATATCGAGCTTCCGGAATTTCATCTTGGAGCTCGTCTGGGCCGTCGCGAAGTATCTCAGCGTGCCTCTTCTAGCTGTGGCATGCCTCAGCGAGATGTCATACTGTGCCCATGAGAGAAAGATGGGTGTGATACCGATTCCATTCATTGTCGGGTTTACTCTTGCTGGGGTTCTTAAGAATACAGCGGAGGAGGTTCTGTCAGATCTCAAGGTGTGTGATATTCGATTGACTTACTTTTGTCAGAGTTCATGGGCGTTGCTTCGTATGCTGGTGTGCTTCTTACAATTGATTGCCTTTCTCAGGAAGAAGGGTTTCCCTGGTATTTGTTTCTGATTGTGAGCTTCTTCACATTACTCAAATTGCCTGGCCAATATTATCCACACTGGGGCCGGTTATTGATTCCTCACTTTGCTAATGGCGGTCTTTGGAGTTTGGAGGACTGTTTGGCTAATATTTATGTGGTATAAAGGGCCTAATGTGACACCTGAAGCTTCCTTATAGGCTGTTGTTTATAGATGGATGCCTTATCTCTGTATGGTGTTAGGAACAGGTACTTTTCTTCTTTATATTACTGTAAGTGGAATAACTTGTGAGTAGATCATTCTTAGCATAGTGGAATACATCAattttgttaagaacatgatcctTTGGCATTGATCATTCTTATTTTGGTAATCATTGTCATAACTTCTTGATGACTTGTCTAAACTCATATAGAGAACTTCAGGAAAATGATAACCAGATGCTATCATGAAGCATCATAAATAACAATGTTTCATAGGTATAGTAGCATAAAAATTCATGCAGTGAAACTGACCTCTGGGTGCAATTCAATGTCAAGCAATATGTGGTATCATTTCACTTTTCATGTTGTTTTATTTGCAGTTTTAGTATGTTAAACTATTCCCCATTTTTTTGCAGTTGATGTGAGTAATATCTTAAACTATTTTGTTTTCTGTCAAAGAATCCTGCTGATAAGAGGAATGTTGTCTGTAGGAGGGGTTTCATCAAAGAAAACAGTGGGATGCACCTTCAAAACTTTTCTATAATCCATGAAAATGGAAAATTATGTCCAAGTGTAACTCTAACTTCTCAAACATTTCAGTTCATTAGACTGAACTGTCGAATTGCTTTCTGGTCTTTCTGCATAGCAGTACTAAACTACTAAATTTCTCAGTTATAGAGTTCTAACGTTGAAATATTGAGCTAATTTTCTAATCAGCACTTTAAGGATGCTTAGATAGATCATTGGCTGTCATGCAAGACAAATGCATTTTAGGTGCAGCTTTAGCAGGAAAAGTGCTCAAGACCAATTGTTGATCATAACTGACAATTTTCTCTGTTGGAAATCTTGGTTTATGACGAAACAAGCAACAATAGTATTCCAAATCTTGGTTTGGCTACTGAAATGGAGTTGGTCGAGGAGAACCAGAGACCACTGGTTAAATTTTGAGGTAGTATTTCAGAGAGCACGAGAAAGAGTTCAAGTATTTGGATAACTTGTCCAGATATTTGTGCTGTCTCGAAGCTTCCCTGTCATTTCCTCTGTTTCACAGGGGCAGAACCTATTGACAACTTGTCATCAATATGATGCAGATGATGAATGGTGGTAAGCTCAGAATTAAGCGAACTCTTTGTTCGGTTTCTCCAACTTTGTCTGTTAAATACCAACTGCTTGTCATCTTTTCTAAATTCAATATGTTCTGCTCATATTTATgaacctttgaaattcttgtgcaCCAAAAATTAACATATTTGTATTGGTAGCTGCAGCAAAATAGAATCTGATTAAATTTTAAAGCAAGATTAGAAAAAGAAATTTAttctctgctttttttttttttttcagatattgTTGTAGACACACTAGTTACTAGTTCCATTATTTAGGAAGATTGTGAATTTATCAATCCATTATCTTtgcattaaatttcatttttcattatcGTCAGTGTTCTCGCTCGCAATATTTCCCATTTATGCTTTGCTTGAAAGCTTGTTAGGAAGCTACcgtttcttattgaaaaactagattCAATTATTATGGCCCACGAAAAAGTACAAAGTTGACACAAAATGTAGTATATAGTTTGTATATAACCTTCAGCATGTTTCAGCATCTTTCGTAGTAAAATATAGATCCATCTTGTAACTTACTCGGAATGTCGCAGATTATGTAGCTCTTGTTTTCATAGTTCAAAAAAGCTACGCATGATTTGTGTTTGGCAAAGTTCACCGGTGGTGTCAGATTCTTGTTTGGTTGTCCATTTGCGATGCCATCATAGCAAGGGATCAAAGGACAGGCTGTTGTGTTTCTGGCCCTAGTCCAAGATGTGAGCCATTGCTTTAGTTTTCATTCTCGTCATGAATGAATCCATTAGTCTAATTAATTTTATGGCTGATAGGTATCGATGAGGGAGCATGCGGAAGTCGGTCCATGTGAAGTGGGACCTCATGGAAACCATCAGCAGATTCTTTGATCCCAATTGGATACAATCTTGGATATCATCCTCGCTGCAGTCCGAAGAAGGAAACCATCAGTTTGAACTAAGTGGGAGGACAGGAACTTGGAGACTGACTCTACTTTTTCCGGATTCAACAGCTACTAGGAACTCCATTTCATCATTCAGtctcgtcgtcatcatcatcatcatgcaccaTATTCATATTGGTAAATCTTGTGAATAATAACTTACCAGTCCAAACATAACTTACTTTGCTGATCTTTTCCGTCCATGCCTTTCTCCAGATCGGAGAGCAAGTAATCTCAGCTGCCTAATGTTTATAATGGATTGGGCATTTGCCTTTGGAAATTCTTGCTTACGCTCGAACACGAAGCTAATGCTCTGCTGCAAAGTCGAAGACTTGGATGTTTCTGCATTGTGTCATGAATCAGAAAGAGGAAATTAGCATCCATGACCGGGACAGTGATAAACCTGGAGCATAATACTTATATATGACTAGTGGTGGGATCGATCCGAGTGACATTTTAACCTTGAGAAGGCCATCGATCGTTGTTGTTAGTTGTGACTCTGTCTGTACATGGATACACCTCGTCGGAGGACATGGAAAATTGACATGAAAGGAGAAGCTGTGAAAGCATTGCAAATCTTGAAAGGCAAAAGAGAAAGttttgggttgggttgggttctTACGAACAAGCGAAATACCACTCAACTCAGGTCTCCAAAGTCAAAAAATCTAGCACTCCACTCCATTGGCAGGGCAAAGCAAAGGTGTGTACTTACTACTTATAAGGTGCTGTGCTTATTCCACAACCAAAGTGGCGTTGGCGTTGCTGCTTTGCTATAGAATCCAAACACCAAAAGCGTAATGATGAGTGGACATCCCCAAGTGGGGTTGAGTAATGTTCTGCTTTACCCAGCAGAATCTTAGCGATCTGTTCACCAACCAGTCTGTCccgatctatctatctatctatctatctatctatctatctatcggaggaggagatgagatagatagatagatagatagaatcTGCTCTATACATCTACTTTCATGTGCCACGAGGTTATCGACCATCCATCACCACAGAACGGAAACGAAATGTTACCCCCATCTACCATCCATCCATCCCCTCACACACCCTTCGAATTATATCTAGGCTTGTCGCATTTCCAAGATTCTTGCACGGTGGACGACCCAACACGATCTACCAAAATTAATTGCATCACGAGGGATGTTATTTCCTACCCtttgttcatctctctctctctctctctctctctctctctctctctcttttaggtTCTATCgagaataagaaaaaggaaatatgAATCCATACAAGTAATATAATCATGTATTTAGTGTGATTATTTTTCACAGAATAGGATCCTCTACTTTGGATCCATATGTTtcttttgtaatatatatatatatatacaagttaaTTAAGTCAAAATCGTTGACTATTTATCtgacaaatcatatatatatatatatatatatatatatagtctaaaATAAATTGACATCGTCATTAAATCATTACATAAAAAGAAATAACATAAaagatataataaataaataaaaaggtggCACGAAGATTCCAAGTCCAGCGAGTTGGATGGAGAAGCGCGTGTTGGCGTCGGATGACTTACGCGACCGCTCGAGGTCGACCTCGTGGATATCCTCTCGTTCGTTTTGTCCCCTCTTCCGCGATTCCCTCGAACCGGACGATTCCTCTccgctcccttttcttctcctccgttcaaaaaaaaaaaaaaagacgacgacgacgacgacgacgacgacgggagGGATGATAGAGCCAGCGGCGATGGGCTCGGAGGTGGGGTTGGCGTTGCAGCTCTGCGCCATGCGGACCGTCGGCGGCTTCGTGAAGGATGCGGCGACGGAGAGCGCCAGCAGGGCGGCTAGGCTGGTGGAGTCCATCAAGATCTTGGAGGAGGAGAAGCGCAAGATCGAAGCTTTCCAGCGCGAGCTCCCTCTCTGCATGCATCTCCTCGGCGAGGGTCCGTTGGATGCCTCCTTTTCCCTTTCTTTCCATTGGATTCGTTTTCTTGCGGTTCTGACAATTCCGGTCGCAGTGATCGACGGATTGAAGAAGGAGACGGAGCGATGCGGCGGCGGGTGTTTCGGGCGTGTTCTCCAGGAGTTGTTACCCGTGGAGAGTAGAGTCGAGGAGGATGGAGACGTAAAAGTAGACGACAAGATGAACTGGATGAGCTCCGCCCAGCTCTGGAGCGATAACTACGGCGAGAACGACATCAGTCACGAGAATCACGAGGTGATGATCTGCGGTAAAAAAAGGAGGAACTTTTCGTGAGATTTTTTTGCTTACATGGATCTTCCACTTCTGGTCGCGGCAGGAGGGACGCAGGCAGGCGAAGGAGAACTTGTTCTTGGAATGCAAGAGCCCCGGCGACGACGGCGCTTTCTTACCGTTTGAAGCGCTGTCGACGGTTTCTGCGAGCTCCGAGGAGAAGAAGCCTGCCGCCGCGTTGCCCGACCGCCGTGGCTGCGGTCGCGGCCCCAAAAGCGTCGGCAGAGCACCGGAGTCGTCTCCAGCTCCAGCGACGGTGTGCGGCCGCCTTGGCTTCCAGTCCCAGCATCAGCCGTCGAGGAAGGCGAGGAGGTGTTGGTCGCAGGAGCTGCATCGGCGGTTCACGCTCGCCATCCAACAGCTCGGCGGTGCCCAAGGCGAGTGGCTTTTGCAGAATTGTCCCCTTTTTCTCTTTGGTGGTGTCGATCCATCATGTTCTACTTACTCCCCGAATACACTAGTATTCTTTGGCTTGGATCCGAGTGTCGTGTTCGTTGATGCAGTGGCTACTCCCAAGCAGATACGGGAAGTGATGAAGGTGGAGGGGCTCACAAACGATGAGGTGAAAAGCCATCTGCAGGTGGCTACCCAGTTCCTCCTCCTCGTGGATTACTTACTGCTTCCTAATCCTTGTCGTGAGATGGCGTTTTCCGACGTTCTGCTCCTGCTATTTCAGAAATATCGATTGCACGCTGGAAAGCTGCCTAATGCTTCTTCAGCCATGGCGAGTCCACCGGGTGCGGTGGGAGGCTCATCATGCGTCCGGCTTCAGCAGCAATGCATCAGTCCTCCACAGCAGAGCGTTTCGCCTTCTGGTTCTCTCTCCACAGAGCCCTCTTCAGCTGGTTAGCTCTACCCGAGCCCCGTCGATCGCTGCCGGAGATAGATAGCTTCGAGGAAGATGGCAAACGAAGTAATTTGAAGTGAGGCATCCTTTAGGCGAAGAAGACACCGGCCTGCCGGCATATGGGGGATGAGTACATAACATAGAGAGGTGGAATTTTGCAGGTGAGCTCGTTTGACTCCTCGGttctcttttgcttaattttggggTTCGGACAAGGAAGGCATCGAGTAGAgtgtttattttcttttctgatgAAGATTTCgatcgtcatcatcaaaaaagaaaGATCACCAGAAATATATGAATGAATACTGCTGGAATGGAATTCATCTcgtcatttattattattattattattatgatcatcatcatcatcgatcgCTTATTACTCTCCTCCCATCTCCACAAACAATTCAATCAATTGGGAACGAGCGTCCCAACCAGCGCTAGAAATATAACAGGATACCAAAAAGAGCCTAACAATCTCCGAGGCCAAGAAAAGATTCTGTATGAATGAAGAGAAGAAGTAAAAAGGAGAAAACCAATTCGAGGAAGGAAGGTCTATACATACGACTGGTGGGTGCATTGCTTACCGTGGCATGTAAATGAGACGACGACATAAGAAGACGAGGATTGCCGCCGGACCAGATATGAAGTGCTCCGAGAACTCGCTTGTCATGCGGCTGGAACACCGAAGCAAGCGCGTCGATTTGGCCGACAATATCTTCTTTCAGATCGGGGAATCGCTCACAATCTTGGGAGCCTGTTGGTCAACAGTCCCCAGTCTTCCTTGTCAAACACGTCAACCGCTAATTACCACTTGATATTTAAGGAAAAGGAGCAAAAAATAATAAAGACTACGGACAACTCATACAAACTGCTGTCGTTAGATTTTACAAGGCCTCGGGGAATCAGGTGGTCGTCATCATCACCTTAATAATTCTTTCTAGACGTGCCCGGAAACTAAGGTCGGAATCACCTGCAATTTGCATTAGCATTAGCATTAGCATTAGCATTGGGCCACGAGCAGATCTCGAGGTCGAAGAAAGGACGCGTCTCACCTCAAACAGGT
Above is a genomic segment from Musa acuminata AAA Group cultivar baxijiao chromosome BXJ3-4, Cavendish_Baxijiao_AAA, whole genome shotgun sequence containing:
- the LOC135581479 gene encoding transcription factor HHO3-like isoform X1, whose product is MIEPAAMGSEVGLALQLCAMRTVGGFVKDAATESASRAARLVESIKILEEEKRKIEAFQRELPLCMHLLGEVIDGLKKETERCGGGCFGRVLQELLPVESRVEEDGDVKVDDKMNWMSSAQLWSDNYGENDISHENHEEGRRQAKENLFLECKSPGDDGAFLPFEALSTVSASSEEKKPAAALPDRRGCGRGPKSVGRAPESSPAPATVCGRLGFQSQHQPSRKARRCWSQELHRRFTLAIQQLGGAQGEWLLQNCPLFLFGGVDPSCSTYSPNTLVFFGLDPSVVFVDAVATPKQIREVMKVEGLTNDEVKSHLQVATQFLLLVDYLLLPNPCREMAFSDVLLLLFQKYRLHAGKLPNASSAMASPPGAVGGSSCVRLQQQCISPPQQSVSPSGSLSTEPSSAG
- the LOC135581479 gene encoding transcription factor HHO2-like isoform X2; protein product: MIEPAAMGSEVGLALQLCAMRTVGGFVKDAATESASRAARLVESIKILEEEKRKIEAFQRELPLCMHLLGEVIDGLKKETERCGGGCFGRVLQELLPVESRVEEDGDVKVDDKMNWMSSAQLWSDNYGENDISHENHEEGRRQAKENLFLECKSPGDDGAFLPFEALSTVSASSEEKKPAAALPDRRGCGRGPKSVGRAPESSPAPATVCGRLGFQSQHQPSRKARRCWSQELHRRFTLAIQQLGGAQGEWLLQNCPLFLFGGVDPSCSTYSPNTLVFFGLDPSVVFVDAVATPKQIREVMKVEGLTNDEVKSHLQKYRLHAGKLPNASSAMASPPGAVGGSSCVRLQQQCISPPQQSVSPSGSLSTEPSSAG
- the LOC135581479 gene encoding transcription factor HHO2-like isoform X4 — protein: MIEPAAMGSEVGLALQLCAMRTVGGFVKDAATESASRAARLVESIKILEEEKRKIEAFQRELPLCMHLLGEVIDGLKKETERCGGGCFGRVLQELLPVESRVEEDGDVKVDDKMNWMSSAQLWSDNYGENDISHENHEEGRRQAKENLFLECKSPGDDGAFLPFEALSTVSASSEEKKPAAALPDRRGCGRGPKSVGRAPESSPAPATVCGRLGFQSQHQPSRKARRCWSQELHRRFTLAIQQLGGAQVATPKQIREVMKVEGLTNDEVKSHLQKYRLHAGKLPNASSAMASPPGAVGGSSCVRLQQQCISPPQQSVSPSGSLSTEPSSAG
- the LOC135581479 gene encoding transcription factor HHO3-like isoform X3, which encodes MIEPAAMGSEVGLALQLCAMRTVGGFVKDAATESASRAARLVESIKILEEEKRKIEAFQRELPLCMHLLGEVIDGLKKETERCGGGCFGRVLQELLPVESRVEEDGDVKVDDKMNWMSSAQLWSDNYGENDISHENHEEGRRQAKENLFLECKSPGDDGAFLPFEALSTVSASSEEKKPAAALPDRRGCGRGPKSVGRAPESSPAPATVCGRLGFQSQHQPSRKARRCWSQELHRRFTLAIQQLGGAQVATPKQIREVMKVEGLTNDEVKSHLQVATQFLLLVDYLLLPNPCREMAFSDVLLLLFQKYRLHAGKLPNASSAMASPPGAVGGSSCVRLQQQCISPPQQSVSPSGSLSTEPSSAG